Proteins from a genomic interval of Chanos chanos chromosome 3, fChaCha1.1, whole genome shotgun sequence:
- the aff1 gene encoding AF4/FMR2 family member 1 codes for MAARPSLYNEDRDVLRRREWERRNQETQQEREFYLENAPLFGEPYKTNKGDELSSRIQRMLGNYEDVNSFHLNQHDGVPKDLPPPSQYGRSSRPGHTDKTKTPFQNPSPYGEGHSSQASYSTSQQQKKHSAQEHLPASSTYSHSVGYNSECPLEHHQRKGETWPDCTSLPSVLPALSPPAEPLSPLHSSDASDSEHQDINERDSPAHQGSSPEHRSSTSRVEVSHQQDIKKEAPLQSTEAPPLASQTFSLPLSAKPYLVMPPKPTAYVRPMDGQDQVTSESPDLKPSPEDFHGQSYENLPDLKNSNKPSLPPLKMPSQSIETLSNEVHCVEEILREMTHSWPPLVTAIQTPSTAEPSKFSFPVKESHVHAGYPGQKHHESSPKVSSSPCQEDSVVSQDCSAPQSAHSSGGESASSSDSESSSGSESDSESATEETLPVPRNNPPPPKAEGPAGDWLLCRWLPATQQSINPENQGDGITPSPSAATKPQSSVHTEDYNSHIPPARLPFSETESKPQGSSQHGHHKSPEHRETQGSKRKVVGNKHPLKNTKAHRPEETRTGVCVESVTVAPRDSDPAFTDRPKVKTKTPHGQGSTKADIKKPEKRASSVKKKTQEPTPKVTVTIASTKESDPAPAPASSPARVRASSPSQPVKSSSLQTDTLSVQKPSKKHRRSSLSKNRKRDSSSKSSHTHSDPLMVKIDLSLLFRVPQGPKPAKQAPGGHSKKSSVEKGDLANVKAAKKRPADPTDKHEKSLPKKKLKVEKESKSSSSSHHNASKAEAPKNNGEEKERKKSKKNHPPLPQPSSQVPVKGSGLKRRPPETTEGSAVQESSDKVKHKKSSGKRPDHAKTGKKAPKSSLSVPEPAQSAGAPAKHRPLLKIDDRPYPVEHHMKEAKKLKHKADAMSDKLGKAFNYLDAAMSFVESGIAMETDPQNPKSAYTMFSETLDLIKFILKLKNYMDPSAPAAERDFLVLCMRCQSLLQMAMFRYKRESALKYSKTLSEHFKSSAKTVQAPSPCILKGAGTPSPMSPMPSPASSASSGPGSNHSGGTGSVNTVAIPQVIQQVACCYVNITALFLSAHDTWEQAEELAHKGRGLVSELDSAVGQLSLTSSMSTLVRYTRQGLHWLRLDTQEAH; via the exons CTTGTACAATGAGGACAGAGACGTGTTGCGGCGCAGAGAGTGGGAGCGACGGAACCAGGAGACgcagcaggagagagaattCTACCTAGAGAACGCCCCCCTCTTTGGGGAACCCTACAAG ACAAACAAAGGAGATGAGCTGTCCAGTCGAATCCAGAGGATGCTGGGCAATTATGAGGACGTTAACAGCTTTCATCTGAACCAGCACGATGGCGTACCCAAGGatctccctcctccctcacaGTACGGGAGATCCAGTCGACCTGGTCACACGGACAAAACCAAAACCCCATTCCAGAACCCCTCTCCATATGGGGAAGGTCATTCAAGTCAAGCCAGCTATAGCACTTCTCAGCAGCAGAAGAAACACTCAGCGCAAGAGCATCTCCCCGCATCTTCCACATACAGTCACTCTGTTGGGTACAATTCAGAGTGCCCACTAGAGCACCACCAAAGAAAAGGCGAAACATGGCCAGACTGCACCAGTTTGCCCTCAGTTCTCCCAGCCTTGTCCCCCCCTGCTGAACCCCTGTCCCCATTACATTCCAGTGATGCCAGCGACTCGGAGCACCAGGATATAAACGAGAGGGATTCTCCAGCTCACCAGGGCTCCTCTCCAGAACACCGAAGCTCCACCAGCAGGGTGGAGGTGTCCCACCAACAGGACATCAAGAAGGAAGCTCCTCTGCAGAGCACCGAGGCACCCCCATTGGCCTCCCAAACTTTCTCCCTGCCTCTGTCCGCTAAACCTTACCTGGTCATGCCCCCGAAACCCACAGCTTATGTTCGGCCCATGGATGGCCAGGACCAGGTGACCAGCGAGTCTCCAGACCTGAAACCCTCACCTGAGGACTTCCATGGACAGTCTTATGAGAACTTGCCTGACCTAAAGAACAGCAACAAGCCCAGCCTTCCTCCACTGAAGATGCCCTCACAGTCTATTGAG aCGCTGTCAAATGAGGTCCATTGTGTGGAGGAAATTTTGAgg gAAATGACCCATTCTTGGCCTCCTCTGGTAACTGCCATTCAGACGCCCAGCACAGCAGAGCCCTCCAAATTCTCTTTCCCTGTGAAG gaATCACATGTTCATGCAGGATACCCAGGccaaa AACACCATGAATCATCCCCAAAAGTTTCATCGTCACCCTGTCAGGAGGACTCAGT AGTGTCTCAAGACTGCAGTGCTCCTCAGTCAGCACATTCCAGTGGTGGAGAGTCGGCAAGCTCCAGTGACTCAGAGAGCAGCTCAGGCTCTGAGTCGGACAGCGAGAGTGCCACCGAGGAGACCTTGCCAGTCCCCAGAAACAATCCCCCTCCAcccaag GCGGAAGGTCCAGCAGGGGACTGGCTGTTGTGTCGATGGCTGCCAGCCACACAGCAGAGTATAAACCCAGAGAATCAGGGTGATGGCATCACCCCAAGCCCCAGTGCTGCCACTAAACCGCAGTCCAGCGTCCACACCGAGGACTACAACTCCCATATTCCACCGGCACGGCTGCCGTTCAGCGAAACTGAAAGTAAGCCCCAGGGTTCTAGCCAGCATGGCCACCACAAGTCTCCTGAACACCGTGAGACTCAAGGCAGCAAAAGGAAGGTGGTGGGTAACAAGCACCCATTAAAGAACACTAAAGCGCACCGTCCGGAGGAGACCCGGACAGGCGTATGCGTGGAGAGCGTCACGGTGGCACCCCGCGACTCAGACCCTGCTTTCACAGACCGCCCAAAGGTGAAAACGAAAACGCCCCACGGGCAGGGCAGCACCAAAGCGGACATTAAAAAACCTGAGAAGCGTGCCTCTTCAGTGAAGAAGAAGACGCAAGAACCTACTCCTAAGGTCACGGTAACAATAGCCAGTACAAAGGAGAGTGACCCTGCACCTGCACCTGCGTCTAGTCCAGCGCGTGTGCGGGCCTCTTCGCCTTCCCAGCCCGTCAAATCCAGCAGCTTACAAACAGACACGCTCAGTGTTCAGAAGCCCTCAAAAAAACATCGCAGGAGCTCACTTTCTAAGAACAGAAAGCGAGACTCATCTTCCAAGTCCAGCCATACGCATTCTGACCCCCTGATGGTGAAGATTGATCTCAGTTTGCTCTTCAGAGTCCCTCAGGGACCCAAACCAGCAAAACAGGCTCCTGGGGGCCACAGTAAGAAGTCTTCAGTGGAGAAGGGTGATCTTGCCAATGTTAAAGCTGCCAAGAAGAGACCT GCTGATCCGACCGACAAGCATGAGAAATCTCTGCCCAAGAAGAAACTGAAGgtggaaaaagagagcaagTCATCGTCATCCTCCCACCACAATGCCAGTAAAGCAGA GGCACCCAAAAACaatggagaggagaaggagagaaagaaaagcaagaagaaccatcctcctctccctcagcctTCCTCTCAGGTGCCCGTGAAGGGATCTGGTCTAAAGCGACGCCCCCCGGAGACCACAGAGGGAAGTGCAGTGCAGGAGAGCAGCGACAAAGTAAAGCACAAGAAGAGCTCGGGAAAACGGCCCGACCATGCCAAAACTGGCAAG AAGGCCCCAAAGAGCAGCTTGTCTGTGCCAGAACCTGCCCAGTCAGCTGGAGCTCCAGCTAAACACAGACCTCTACTCAAGATTGACGACAG GCCATACCCTGTGGAGCATCATATGAAGGAGGCCAAAAAACTGAAGCACAAAGCAGATGCCATG TCGGATAAGCTAGGGAAAGCCTTTAACTACCTGGATGCTGCAATGTCCTTTGTGGAAAGTGGTATCGCCATGGAAACTGATCCTCAGAATCCCAAGTCAGCGTACACCATGTTCTCAGAGACCTTGGACCTGATCAA GTTTATACTGAAACTAAAGAACTATATGGACCCATCAGCCCCTGCAGCTGAGAGAGACTTTCTAGTTCTGTG TATGAGATGCCAATCTCTGCTCCAGATGGCAATGTTCCGCTACAAAAGAGAATCAGCACTTAAGTATTCAAAGACACTCTCTGAACATTTCAAG AGCTCTGCCAAAACAGTGCAAGCTCCCTCCCCCTGCATCTTAAA aGGTGCAGGGACACCCTCCCCCATGTCTCCCATGCCCTCTCCGGCCAGTTCGGCCAGCTCTGGCCCAGGCTCGAACCACAGTGGTGGAACAGGCTCAGTCAACACTGTGGCCATTCCCCAGGTCATCCAGCAGGTGGCATGCTGTTACGTCAACATCACGGCTCTGTTTCTCAGCGCCCACGACACCTGGGAACAGGCCGAGGAGCTTGCACACAAAGGCAGGG GTCTTGTCTCTGAGCTGGACTCTGCTGTTGGCCAGCTCAGTTTGACCTCCAGTATGAGCACACTTGTGCGTTACACTCGCCAAGGCCTTCACTGGCTCAGACTGGACACACAGGAGGCCCACTGA